In Zingiber officinale cultivar Zhangliang chromosome 3B, Zo_v1.1, whole genome shotgun sequence, a single window of DNA contains:
- the LOC121967805 gene encoding protein IQ-DOMAIN 3-like isoform X2 codes for MGRKGKWFSAVKRAFIPQCCRGNPKESLDNVKVSDSLPIKDVGTTGAAAQLLLPAPIAEAKLIENGDEQNKHAYSVALASAVAAEAAAVAAQAAAEVVRLTTSATRQTGESSEFIAAVKIQSAYRGYQARRTTRTLRGLNRLKRVLDGTAVKSQTRNTLQCMQTMARVQAQIHSRRVRMTEENQALQRHLQRKHEKELEKVKIAEEWDDSPQPKEKIEAKLLNKQEAAIKRERALAYAFSHQWRSSSKSLTPVFTEPSNPQWGWSWLGRWMAARPWENQSSKETNDHASIKSASCSFIVRTSKQRDASFERTPSAAQKSSRPSSHCSPATPSCMTPSVASRKKSESPRGRLCSVDDDSRSMLSLQSERRRRFSIAGSSIGDDESLGSSTVPSYMASTESTRARSRCHSPLVCDIAGTPEKGSVRSSKKRLSFPSVDKSCISSSANLRRFSGPPKLGISPVKVVTTASEEQIANN; via the exons ATGGGTAGAAAAGGAAAGTGGTTTAGTGCTGTCAAGAGGGCCTTCATCCCCCAGTGCTGCCGAGGAAACCCTAAAGAGAGTCTTGATAATGTTAAGGTTTCCGATTCACTTCCTATAAAAGATGTGGGAACTACTGGTGCTGCTGCTCAATTGTTACTACCTGCTCCCATTGCGGAGGCTAAGTTGATCGAGAACGGGGATGAACAGAATAAGCATGCCTACTCGGTGGCGCTCGCTAGTGCTGTTGCTGCGGAAGCTGCAGCTGTCGCGGCTCAGGCTGCGGCAGAGGTTGTCCGCCTGACCACCTCCGCAACCAGGCAAACTGGTGAATCAAGCGAATTTATTGCTGCCGTCAAGATCCAGTCTGCTTACCGAGGTTACCAG GCAAGAAGAACAACTAGAACTTTGCGAGGACTTAACAGGTTGAAGAGAGTGCTGGACGGAACTGCTGTCAAATCTCAAACTAGAAACACATTGCAGTGCATGCAAACAATGGCAAGAGTGCAGGCACAGATACATTCAAGACGGGTCAGAATGACAGAGGAAAACCAGGCTCTCCAGAGGCATCTGCAACGGAAACATGAAAAGGAACTAGAGAAAGTAAAG ATTGCGGAGGAATGGGATGATAGCCCTCAACCCAAAGAGAAAATTGAAGCAAAGCTACTGAATAAACAGGAAGCTGCTATAAAAAGAGAAAGAGCTCTAGCTTATGCATTTTCCCATCAG TGGAGGAGTTCATCTAAATCCCTGACTCCAGTATTCACAGAGCCAAGCAATCCGCAATGGGGATGGAGCTGGTTGGGACGCTGGATGGCAGCAAGGCCATGGGAGAACCAAAGCTCAAAGGAAACTAATGATCATGCCTCAATAAAGAGCGCTAGCTGCAGTTTCATTGTCCGCACATCAAAACAACGTGACGCTAGCTTCGAACGCACTCCATCCGCAGCTCAAAAATCAAGCCGGCCTTCGAGCCATTGCTCACCTGCAACCCCAAGCTGCATGACACCATCTGTTGCAAGCAGAAAGAAATCAGAGAGCCCAAGAGGTCGCCTGTGCTCCGTCGATGATGACTCGAGGAGCATGCTCAGTCTGCAATCCGAGCGGCGAAGGAGGTTCAGCATTGCAGGATCATCAATAGGCGATGATGAAAGCCTCGGGTCCTCGACTGTACCTAGCTACATGGCGTCTACAGAGTCAACTAGAGCCAGGTCCCGATGCCACAGCCCACTAGTGTGTGATATTGCTGGAACTCCTGAGAAAGGGTCAGTTCGCTCGTCAAAGAAGCGCCTCTCCTTTCCTTCAGTCGACAAGAGCTGCATCTCGTCTTCTGCAAACCTTAGGCGCTTTTCAGGCCCTCCAAAGCTAGGCATTTCTCCTGTGAAGGTTGTAACTACCGCCAGTGAAGAACAAATAGCAAACAATTGA
- the LOC121967805 gene encoding protein IQ-DOMAIN 3-like isoform X1 yields the protein MGRKGKWFSAVKRAFIPQCCRGNPKESLDNVKVSDSLPIKDVGTTGAAAQLLLPAPIAEAKLIENGDEQNKHAYSVALASAVAAEAAAVAAQAAAEVVRLTTSATRQTGESSEFIAAVKIQSAYRGYQARRTTRTLRGLNRLKRVLDGTAVKSQTRNTLQCMQTMARVQAQIHSRRVRMTEENQALQRHLQRKHEKELEKVKIAEEWDDSPQPKEKIEAKLLNKQEAAIKRERALAYAFSHQVWRSSSKSLTPVFTEPSNPQWGWSWLGRWMAARPWENQSSKETNDHASIKSASCSFIVRTSKQRDASFERTPSAAQKSSRPSSHCSPATPSCMTPSVASRKKSESPRGRLCSVDDDSRSMLSLQSERRRRFSIAGSSIGDDESLGSSTVPSYMASTESTRARSRCHSPLVCDIAGTPEKGSVRSSKKRLSFPSVDKSCISSSANLRRFSGPPKLGISPVKVVTTASEEQIANN from the exons ATGGGTAGAAAAGGAAAGTGGTTTAGTGCTGTCAAGAGGGCCTTCATCCCCCAGTGCTGCCGAGGAAACCCTAAAGAGAGTCTTGATAATGTTAAGGTTTCCGATTCACTTCCTATAAAAGATGTGGGAACTACTGGTGCTGCTGCTCAATTGTTACTACCTGCTCCCATTGCGGAGGCTAAGTTGATCGAGAACGGGGATGAACAGAATAAGCATGCCTACTCGGTGGCGCTCGCTAGTGCTGTTGCTGCGGAAGCTGCAGCTGTCGCGGCTCAGGCTGCGGCAGAGGTTGTCCGCCTGACCACCTCCGCAACCAGGCAAACTGGTGAATCAAGCGAATTTATTGCTGCCGTCAAGATCCAGTCTGCTTACCGAGGTTACCAG GCAAGAAGAACAACTAGAACTTTGCGAGGACTTAACAGGTTGAAGAGAGTGCTGGACGGAACTGCTGTCAAATCTCAAACTAGAAACACATTGCAGTGCATGCAAACAATGGCAAGAGTGCAGGCACAGATACATTCAAGACGGGTCAGAATGACAGAGGAAAACCAGGCTCTCCAGAGGCATCTGCAACGGAAACATGAAAAGGAACTAGAGAAAGTAAAG ATTGCGGAGGAATGGGATGATAGCCCTCAACCCAAAGAGAAAATTGAAGCAAAGCTACTGAATAAACAGGAAGCTGCTATAAAAAGAGAAAGAGCTCTAGCTTATGCATTTTCCCATCAGGTG TGGAGGAGTTCATCTAAATCCCTGACTCCAGTATTCACAGAGCCAAGCAATCCGCAATGGGGATGGAGCTGGTTGGGACGCTGGATGGCAGCAAGGCCATGGGAGAACCAAAGCTCAAAGGAAACTAATGATCATGCCTCAATAAAGAGCGCTAGCTGCAGTTTCATTGTCCGCACATCAAAACAACGTGACGCTAGCTTCGAACGCACTCCATCCGCAGCTCAAAAATCAAGCCGGCCTTCGAGCCATTGCTCACCTGCAACCCCAAGCTGCATGACACCATCTGTTGCAAGCAGAAAGAAATCAGAGAGCCCAAGAGGTCGCCTGTGCTCCGTCGATGATGACTCGAGGAGCATGCTCAGTCTGCAATCCGAGCGGCGAAGGAGGTTCAGCATTGCAGGATCATCAATAGGCGATGATGAAAGCCTCGGGTCCTCGACTGTACCTAGCTACATGGCGTCTACAGAGTCAACTAGAGCCAGGTCCCGATGCCACAGCCCACTAGTGTGTGATATTGCTGGAACTCCTGAGAAAGGGTCAGTTCGCTCGTCAAAGAAGCGCCTCTCCTTTCCTTCAGTCGACAAGAGCTGCATCTCGTCTTCTGCAAACCTTAGGCGCTTTTCAGGCCCTCCAAAGCTAGGCATTTCTCCTGTGAAGGTTGTAACTACCGCCAGTGAAGAACAAATAGCAAACAATTGA